In Gemmatimonadota bacterium, the following proteins share a genomic window:
- a CDS encoding M14 metallopeptidase family protein, producing MQGSVRCALWIAATGASLTAPVTAQQEEVPTPEAFLGHAVGADRRLADWSEVTGYLEAVAGASPRVTLDTLGQTTLGRPFVMLTISSPRNLARVDRLREVQRKLADPRTIGPDEDIEALIAEGRTIVLITASIHSTEVGSSQVPMSIVHRLASSTEAREARILDDVILLLVPSLNPDGVDLVVDWYERTLGEEWEGAAPPFLYHHYVGHDNNRDWYAFTQAETRLAIEYGHNDWHPQIVHDIHQQGSRGSRFFLPPWIDPFEPNVDPLLVQAINDLGTHMAWRLGMEGKKGVVVNATYDAWTPARAYQHYHGGVRILSETASANMASPIELPADTLTPGRNFDARKPSWNFPDPWPGGAWGLGDIVDYMESGAMALLDHAAANRETWLRNFLAVGERAVAGWEEWPAAWVIPADQRDPAAVGELLRILRVADVEVYRAGAPFTITARSDDAAGFPEPAGAQARAFGAGTYVVPMRQPYASFAQTVLERQDYPDLRQYPGGPPRAPYDVTAHTLPLLLGVDAVPAAQIDGGLEALALSAPVAGPEDPGAVLAEAGGGLDEDDWPRIAVYRSHRPSMDEGWTRWILDTYGIPYASVEDADVRGGGLSSADVLLLPSQGANALRAGLEEGANFPEYVGGLGEEGAAAIEAFVSEGGRLVALEEASAYAIDVLDLPVRDGTNGLGNDDFFIPGSILGLDVAPDLAEDAGVPERMGAWFERGSMALRSESADVTVLARYDPDWTLLSGWALGVEHVAGAGALAVTRVGEGDVWLFGFRPQYRGQTRATFPLLFEALRGRRGTPAS from the coding sequence ATGCAGGGTTCGGTCCGTTGTGCTCTTTGGATCGCCGCGACGGGCGCGTCGCTGACCGCGCCGGTGACGGCGCAGCAGGAGGAGGTCCCGACCCCCGAGGCTTTCCTCGGCCACGCGGTGGGTGCCGACCGCCGCCTCGCGGACTGGAGCGAGGTAACCGGCTACCTCGAGGCCGTCGCCGGCGCGAGCCCGCGCGTCACCCTGGACACCCTGGGCCAGACCACCCTCGGGCGGCCTTTCGTCATGCTCACCATCTCGTCTCCCCGGAACCTGGCCCGCGTAGATCGGCTGCGCGAGGTCCAGCGCAAACTCGCCGACCCGCGCACCATAGGGCCGGACGAGGACATCGAGGCGCTCATCGCCGAAGGCCGAACGATCGTCCTGATCACCGCCTCCATCCACTCGACCGAGGTGGGGTCCTCGCAGGTGCCCATGTCGATCGTACACCGGCTCGCGTCGTCCACCGAGGCGCGCGAGGCGCGCATCCTGGACGACGTCATCCTGCTGCTGGTGCCATCGCTCAACCCGGACGGCGTCGATCTCGTGGTCGACTGGTACGAGCGCACCTTGGGCGAGGAATGGGAAGGCGCCGCGCCGCCGTTCCTCTACCACCACTACGTCGGGCACGACAACAACCGCGACTGGTACGCATTCACCCAGGCCGAGACGCGGCTCGCGATCGAGTACGGCCACAACGACTGGCACCCGCAGATCGTGCACGACATCCACCAGCAGGGCAGCCGCGGGTCGCGCTTCTTCCTGCCGCCGTGGATCGACCCGTTCGAGCCCAACGTGGATCCGCTGCTGGTGCAGGCGATCAACGACCTCGGCACCCACATGGCCTGGCGACTCGGCATGGAGGGCAAGAAGGGGGTGGTGGTGAACGCGACCTACGACGCCTGGACGCCGGCTCGCGCCTACCAGCACTACCACGGCGGCGTGCGCATTCTGAGCGAGACGGCCTCCGCCAACATGGCGAGCCCCATCGAGCTGCCGGCCGACACGCTCACCCCCGGGCGCAACTTCGACGCCCGCAAGCCGAGTTGGAATTTCCCCGATCCGTGGCCGGGGGGCGCATGGGGCCTGGGTGACATCGTGGACTACATGGAGTCGGGCGCGATGGCGCTGCTGGACCACGCCGCGGCGAACCGGGAGACGTGGCTGCGCAACTTCCTGGCGGTCGGCGAGCGAGCCGTGGCGGGTTGGGAAGAGTGGCCGGCCGCGTGGGTCATTCCGGCGGACCAGCGCGACCCAGCGGCGGTGGGAGAGCTGCTGCGTATCCTGCGCGTCGCCGATGTGGAGGTGTACCGCGCCGGGGCCCCCTTCACGATCACCGCCAGGTCCGACGACGCGGCCGGCTTCCCGGAACCGGCCGGCGCGCAGGCGCGCGCTTTTGGGGCCGGCACCTACGTGGTTCCCATGCGCCAGCCGTACGCGTCGTTCGCCCAAACGGTTCTGGAGCGACAGGACTACCCCGACCTGCGGCAGTATCCGGGTGGGCCGCCGCGCGCGCCCTACGACGTGACCGCCCACACGCTGCCGCTCCTGCTGGGCGTGGACGCGGTGCCGGCCGCGCAGATCGACGGAGGCCTCGAGGCGTTGGCGTTGAGCGCGCCGGTGGCGGGCCCGGAGGATCCCGGGGCCGTGCTGGCGGAGGCCGGCGGCGGGCTGGACGAGGACGATTGGCCGCGCATCGCGGTGTACCGTAGCCACCGGCCGTCCATGGACGAGGGCTGGACGCGCTGGATCCTGGATACCTACGGCATCCCGTACGCGTCCGTGGAGGACGCCGACGTGCGCGGCGGCGGACTCTCCTCCGCGGACGTGCTGCTGCTGCCTTCGCAGGGCGCCAACGCGCTGCGCGCCGGCCTCGAGGAGGGAGCCAACTTCCCCGAGTACGTCGGCGGGCTGGGCGAGGAGGGCGCGGCGGCCATCGAGGCGTTCGTGAGCGAGGGCGGCCGGCTTGTGGCGCTGGAAGAGGCCTCGGCCTACGCCATCGATGTTCTGGACCTGCCGGTGCGCGACGGCACCAACGGACTGGGCAACGACGACTTCTTCATTCCCGGCTCGATCCTGGGGCTGGACGTGGCGCCCGACCTGGCCGAGGACGCCGGAGTCCCGGAGCGGATGGGCGCGTGGTTCGAGCGCGGGAGCATGGCGCTGCGGAGCGAGTCGGCCGACGTAACCGTGCTGGCGCGCTACGATCCCGACTGGACGCTCCTCAGCGGCTGGGCGCTCGGGGTCGAGCACGTCGCGGGCGCGGGCGCGCTCGCGGTCACCCGCGTGGGCGAGGGGGACGTGTGGCTGTTCGGGTTCCGGCCCCAGTACCGGGGACAGACGCGCGCGACTTTTCCGCTACTGTTCGAGGCCCTGCGGGGTCGAAGGGGGACGCCGGCCAGCTGA
- a CDS encoding TIGR00730 family Rossman fold protein, with amino-acid sequence MNEPERPAIDPPLNEPGHPFGEHVRVTEDERLLVREERAPAFVHTDTWRVFRIMGEFVEGFDTLAELGPAVSVFGSARTPEDHPMYATARATGAALADAGFAVITGGGPGIMEAANRGAVDQGGTSVGCNIELPFEQGANQFVRVSIDFRYFFVRKTMFVKYADGFIIFPGGFGTMDELFEALTLVQSGKISRAFPVVLFGRAYWAPLLDWIRETMLPEGNIRQADLDRLVCTDDPAEATRVMVRAYNESSRPRKEI; translated from the coding sequence ATGAACGAACCCGAGAGACCCGCCATCGACCCGCCCCTGAACGAACCGGGGCACCCGTTCGGAGAGCACGTGCGCGTCACCGAGGATGAGCGACTGCTGGTGCGCGAAGAGCGTGCTCCGGCGTTCGTCCACACGGACACCTGGCGCGTATTCCGGATCATGGGAGAGTTCGTCGAGGGGTTCGACACGCTGGCCGAGCTGGGCCCGGCCGTGAGCGTGTTCGGAAGCGCCCGCACCCCCGAGGACCACCCCATGTACGCCACCGCCCGGGCCACGGGCGCGGCGCTGGCCGACGCCGGATTCGCGGTCATCACCGGGGGCGGCCCGGGCATCATGGAGGCGGCAAACCGCGGAGCGGTGGACCAGGGCGGCACGTCCGTGGGCTGCAACATCGAGTTGCCGTTCGAGCAGGGCGCCAACCAGTTCGTCCGGGTAAGCATCGACTTCCGTTATTTCTTCGTGCGCAAGACGATGTTCGTGAAGTACGCCGACGGGTTCATCATCTTTCCCGGCGGCTTCGGTACCATGGACGAGCTCTTCGAGGCGCTCACCCTGGTCCAGTCCGGAAAGATCTCGCGTGCCTTCCCGGTCGTCCTGTTCGGCCGCGCCTACTGGGCCCCCCTGCTCGACTGGATCAGGGAGACCATGCTGCCGGAGGGCAATATCCGGCAGGCCGACCTGGACCGGCTCGTGTGCACGGACGACCCGGCGGAAGCGACGCGCGTCATGGTGCGTGCTTACAACGAGAGCTCGAGGCCTCGGAAGGAGATCTGA
- a CDS encoding polymer-forming cytoskeletal protein: MGMFKKPQEEQRAAEMKDRQPQVGTGSNDGVISIVGSGMKVSGDVETEGTIRIEGRVEGTVRAGKAVVVGKDGRIKGDIFTQDAVVGGEVRGTIVAESRIELQATCVVDGEIRARRIQLDEGGRVNGKVHTGEVPKGGQAGSRAAAGSGAEKASGVSPAASQSAGAGRPGSGSAAPQAAAASVSQKS, from the coding sequence ATGGGGATGTTCAAGAAGCCACAAGAGGAGCAGAGAGCAGCGGAAATGAAAGATCGGCAGCCACAAGTTGGAACCGGAAGCAACGACGGCGTCATCTCGATCGTTGGATCGGGCATGAAGGTCAGCGGCGACGTGGAGACCGAAGGCACGATCCGGATCGAGGGTCGCGTCGAGGGCACCGTACGCGCCGGCAAGGCCGTCGTCGTCGGCAAGGACGGGCGGATCAAGGGTGACATCTTCACCCAGGACGCCGTGGTCGGAGGCGAGGTGCGCGGCACCATCGTAGCCGAGAGCCGCATCGAGCTTCAGGCGACCTGCGTCGTGGACGGGGAGATACGCGCCCGCCGCATCCAGCTCGACGAGGGAGGAAGGGTCAACGGCAAGGTGCACACGGGGGAGGTCCCGAAAGGGGGCCAAGCCGGATCGCGTGCAGCGGCCGGTTCCGGAGCCGAAAAGGCATCCGGTGTGAGCCCCGCCGCTTCTCAGAGCGCGGGTGCGGGCAGGCCCGGATCTGGCTCGGCAGCCCCGCAGGCCGCCGCGGCCTCCGTTTCGCAGAAGAGCTGA
- a CDS encoding M20/M25/M40 family metallo-hydrolase, producing MNRLPTPALLRRPGRALAAAVLGAATLGATANAADLREALESITERDLHAHLRFLSADELRGRAPGTFGGDAAAAYIATQFARAGLEPVADDFLQRFEVVGVTTDPDRSVLAFRGPTGERAAAYPSEAVVWPGVADSAIDVEGELVFVGYGVSAPEYDWDDFGDVDLSGTVLLALVGDPPSGPAEPDLFGGLALTYYGRWTYKLEEAARRGAAGVLLVHSTMQAGYPWSVVEASWTGEQYALPPRPDGAPVTPLQGWVTRDLTRELLADAGLDLADLSARAAVRDFSPVRTGMTVRGTLHASTRALETANVVGVLPGEDPSVRNEAVLLTTHYDHLGVGAAVDGDSIYNGAYDNASGVALLLEMAEAFGSLEPRPRRSVVLIATAAEEAGLLGAEYYVRNAPIPLRATLADINIDGGNLWGETDDVVAMGSDRSTLGMLVRERAREMGMRLAPDRAPEKGFFFRSDHFPFVRAGVPALYIEHGLSYRGRPAGWGERRLAAYDGRDYHQPSDEYDPLMDLSGAVQQARLAFLVGYDVAEGDAFPEWFESSEFKPARDRALGR from the coding sequence ATGAACCGACTACCGACTCCGGCTCTCCTTCGGCGCCCCGGCCGGGCGCTCGCTGCGGCAGTGCTCGGCGCGGCGACCCTGGGCGCGACGGCCAACGCGGCCGACCTGCGCGAGGCGCTGGAGAGCATTACGGAGCGCGACCTGCACGCGCACCTGAGGTTCCTGTCCGCCGACGAGTTGCGCGGCCGCGCCCCGGGGACGTTCGGCGGGGACGCGGCGGCCGCCTACATTGCGACCCAGTTCGCGCGCGCGGGGCTCGAGCCAGTCGCGGACGACTTCCTGCAGCGCTTCGAGGTGGTGGGGGTCACCACGGACCCGGACCGCTCCGTGCTGGCGTTCCGCGGGCCCACCGGAGAGCGCGCCGCGGCGTACCCATCGGAGGCCGTCGTGTGGCCGGGGGTGGCCGACTCGGCCATCGACGTGGAGGGCGAGCTGGTGTTCGTGGGCTACGGCGTGAGCGCGCCCGAGTACGACTGGGACGACTTCGGCGACGTCGACCTGTCGGGCACGGTGCTGCTCGCCCTCGTGGGCGATCCGCCGTCCGGACCCGCCGAGCCCGACCTTTTCGGGGGGCTTGCGCTGACCTATTACGGCCGCTGGACCTACAAGCTCGAGGAAGCCGCGCGGCGCGGCGCCGCGGGCGTCCTCCTGGTCCACTCGACCATGCAGGCCGGCTACCCCTGGAGCGTGGTCGAGGCATCGTGGACGGGGGAGCAGTACGCCTTGCCGCCGCGCCCGGACGGGGCCCCGGTCACGCCGCTCCAGGGCTGGGTCACGAGGGACCTCACCAGGGAGTTGCTGGCCGACGCGGGGCTGGACCTGGCTGATCTCAGCGCGCGCGCGGCCGTACGCGATTTCAGCCCGGTCCGCACCGGGATGACGGTCCGCGGCACCCTGCACGCGTCGACTCGAGCGCTGGAGACGGCCAACGTCGTGGGCGTCCTGCCCGGCGAGGACCCGTCCGTGCGCAACGAGGCTGTCCTCCTGACGACGCACTACGACCACCTGGGTGTGGGCGCGGCGGTCGACGGCGACTCCATCTACAACGGCGCCTATGACAACGCGAGCGGTGTCGCCCTGCTGCTCGAGATGGCCGAGGCATTCGGGTCGCTGGAGCCGCGGCCACGCCGGTCCGTCGTGCTCATCGCCACCGCCGCCGAAGAGGCTGGCCTGCTGGGGGCCGAGTACTACGTCCGCAACGCGCCCATCCCGCTGCGCGCGACTCTGGCCGACATCAACATCGACGGAGGCAACCTCTGGGGCGAAACCGACGACGTCGTGGCGATGGGGTCGGACCGGTCCACTCTGGGCATGCTCGTGCGCGAACGGGCCCGCGAAATGGGCATGCGGCTGGCGCCGGACCGGGCCCCCGAGAAGGGCTTCTTCTTCCGATCCGACCACTTCCCCTTCGTGCGCGCCGGGGTGCCCGCGCTCTACATCGAGCACGGCCTCAGCTATCGCGGCCGCCCCGCCGGCTGGGGCGAGCGAAGGCTCGCGGCCTACGACGGGCGGGACTACCACCAGCCGTCCGATGAATACGATCCCCTGATGGACCTGTCGGGAGCGGTGCAGCAGGCCCGTCTGGCGTTCCTGGTGGGCTATGACGTGGCCGAGGGCGACGCGTTCCCGGAGTGGTTCGAGTCCTCCGAGTTCAAGCCGGCGCGCGACCGGGCGTTGGGCCGCTAG
- a CDS encoding M23 family metallopeptidase yields MTEQREAGDRRITVLIIPDGDLETRSFEISYTRLRILIAVGGIIAAGLAIMVAFWFPVASQAARVPALVREVDRLEAERSQVTELARRVEEAEAAYERVRQMLGADGADASDEPILPPLTEDTAAASPADDVSMAPTEWPLARIGFVTQAASLDGEGHPGVDIAVPNQSYIRATAQGTVVAAQRDSVYGLFVLLEHGAGMESMYGHASELFVDRGDVVERGEVIALSGSTGRSTAPHLHFEIRKDGVPVDPTEYVRQP; encoded by the coding sequence TTCCGGACGGAGACCTGGAGACCCGCTCCTTCGAAATCTCCTATACGCGCCTGCGCATACTGATCGCCGTCGGCGGGATCATCGCCGCCGGGCTGGCGATCATGGTGGCGTTCTGGTTTCCGGTAGCGTCACAGGCGGCGCGCGTGCCGGCGCTCGTTCGTGAGGTCGATCGGCTGGAGGCGGAGCGCTCGCAGGTCACGGAGCTGGCCCGGCGCGTGGAGGAGGCGGAAGCCGCATACGAAAGGGTGAGGCAGATGCTCGGCGCCGACGGCGCCGACGCGAGCGATGAGCCCATCTTGCCGCCATTGACGGAGGATACGGCGGCCGCTAGCCCTGCGGACGACGTCTCGATGGCCCCGACCGAGTGGCCTCTGGCGCGGATCGGATTCGTGACTCAGGCCGCCAGCCTCGACGGAGAGGGGCATCCCGGTGTAGATATTGCCGTACCCAATCAGAGCTACATCCGCGCGACGGCTCAAGGGACGGTCGTGGCCGCGCAACGAGATTCCGTGTACGGCCTGTTTGTCCTGCTGGAGCACGGCGCGGGGATGGAGTCGATGTACGGCCACGCGTCGGAACTGTTCGTGGACCGGGGGGACGTGGTGGAACGCGGCGAGGTGATCGCCCTGAGCGGTTCGACGGGCCGGTCCACAGCGCCACACCTTCACTTTGAAATCAGAAAGGACGGGGTGCCCGTGGATCCCACGGAGTACGTCCGGCAGCCTTGA
- a CDS encoding TIGR01777 family oxidoreductase — MEPKRLAVSGASGVVGGPLVSELRSFGHSVRLLVRDRARAGERDNVYWNPAEGAVDPAPLEGHDAVIHLAGEPIFQVWTKSAKERIWESRVRGTRLLAEALASLNAPPPVLISASAIGYYGDRPADERLDEDSPKGEGFLADLVAAWEEAADPARAAGIRVIHMRLGIVLSAAGGAMAAMLPAFRMGLGGPVGKGTGAFAWVASHEVPGVVRFAIKNRALEGPINVVAPQPATQQEFTGALARALDRPSFLRVPAAVARLLPGGMAQETILASSPVYPARLLAHGYRHRLPDLDEALGHELARSLEPA, encoded by the coding sequence ATGGAGCCCAAACGACTCGCGGTTTCCGGCGCGAGCGGGGTGGTGGGCGGCCCGCTGGTGTCCGAACTTCGGTCCTTCGGCCACTCGGTGCGGCTCCTCGTCCGCGACCGGGCCCGGGCGGGGGAGCGGGACAACGTGTACTGGAATCCCGCTGAAGGAGCGGTGGACCCGGCTCCGCTCGAGGGCCACGACGCCGTCATCCACCTGGCCGGCGAGCCCATCTTCCAGGTCTGGACGAAGTCCGCCAAGGAGCGCATCTGGGAGAGCCGCGTGCGCGGTACGCGCCTGCTGGCTGAGGCGTTGGCGAGCCTGAACGCTCCGCCGCCGGTGCTCATCAGCGCGTCGGCGATCGGCTACTACGGGGATCGTCCCGCCGACGAGAGGTTGGACGAGGACTCGCCCAAGGGAGAGGGGTTTCTCGCCGATCTCGTGGCCGCCTGGGAGGAGGCCGCGGACCCCGCTCGCGCGGCGGGAATCCGCGTCATTCACATGAGGCTGGGCATCGTGCTCAGCGCGGCGGGCGGCGCGATGGCCGCCATGCTGCCCGCGTTTCGCATGGGACTGGGCGGACCGGTGGGGAAGGGCACCGGGGCCTTCGCCTGGGTGGCGAGCCACGAAGTGCCGGGGGTCGTGCGGTTCGCGATCAAGAACCGGGCGCTGGAGGGGCCGATCAACGTGGTGGCGCCGCAGCCGGCCACCCAGCAGGAATTCACCGGCGCCCTGGCGAGGGCGCTCGACCGGCCGTCGTTCCTGCGCGTGCCGGCCGCGGTCGCCAGGCTTCTGCCGGGCGGCATGGCCCAGGAGACGATCCTCGCCAGCAGCCCGGTGTACCCGGCCAGGCTGCTCGCTCACGGCTACCGCCACAGGCTGCCCGACCTGGACGAGGCGCTCGGGCACGAACTCGCGCGGTCTCTCGAGCCCGCGTGA
- a CDS encoding zinc ribbon domain-containing protein translates to MSTTDCPRCGASVDGAFCSECGARLEPPPCTACGAVPPAGARYCTACGRGLPDRRKVHPAAIIAGLGLAAVAAAFLVPRGGGDTQPLVTGPASQPAGPAAGAAPTSGGPPTLSGDMRANADGLFDRIMREYSQGDTARARFFVPMALDAYDMAGDLDADGRFHLSLVQAIGGDYAAARSTAEEILAGEPNHLLGLAAAAAAAEGAGERDAALDYHRRFLEALPTERDRALQEYVDHAPIIPDYEAAARAALGG, encoded by the coding sequence ATGTCCACCACCGATTGTCCACGCTGCGGCGCCTCCGTCGACGGCGCCTTCTGCTCCGAGTGCGGGGCCAGGCTCGAGCCGCCTCCGTGCACCGCGTGCGGCGCCGTTCCGCCCGCCGGCGCTCGCTACTGCACCGCCTGCGGGCGCGGGTTGCCCGATCGCAGGAAGGTGCATCCGGCGGCTATCATCGCAGGGCTCGGGCTCGCCGCCGTTGCGGCCGCGTTCCTCGTGCCCCGCGGGGGTGGGGACACGCAGCCCCTGGTGACCGGCCCCGCGAGCCAGCCGGCGGGCCCCGCGGCCGGCGCCGCGCCTACGTCCGGGGGCCCGCCCACGCTGTCGGGCGACATGCGCGCGAACGCCGACGGCCTGTTCGACCGCATCATGCGCGAGTACTCGCAGGGCGACACCGCGCGGGCCCGCTTCTTCGTGCCGATGGCGCTGGACGCGTACGACATGGCCGGCGACCTGGACGCCGACGGTCGCTTCCACCTGAGCCTGGTGCAGGCCATCGGCGGCGATTACGCCGCAGCGCGGTCCACAGCGGAGGAAATCCTGGCCGGCGAGCCGAACCACCTCCTGGGGCTCGCGGCGGCAGCGGCCGCCGCCGAGGGCGCGGGCGAACGCGACGCGGCGCTGGACTACCACCGTCGCTTTCTGGAGGCGCTGCCCACGGAGCGGGACCGAGCGCTCCAAGAGTACGTCGATCACGCCCCCATCATCCCCGATTACGAGGCCGCGGCGCGCGCGGCGCTGGGCGGCTAG
- a CDS encoding Nif3-like dinuclear metal center hexameric protein, protein MNTAQLVRYLDEYLAIRDTPDGDGALNGLQVAGPDEVTRIAAAVDASLKSIRGAVEAGANLLLVHHGLFWDGNQAVTGARYRRLKLLLDNDVAVYSAHIPLDVHPEVGNNALLARKLGVQIRGRFGAYQGVDVGIYGDIEVGLRTLAERVGKVVDANVRVIQGGADPVRRVGIVTGSGASALREAAALGLDALITGEASHHAYFDATEGGVSLLLAGHYSTETLGVGALAEHLHERFQLPWTFLNLPTGL, encoded by the coding sequence ATGAACACCGCCCAACTGGTTCGTTATCTGGATGAGTACCTGGCCATCCGTGACACGCCCGACGGCGACGGCGCGCTCAACGGACTACAGGTGGCCGGCCCCGACGAGGTGACCCGCATCGCCGCCGCCGTAGACGCGTCCCTCAAGTCGATCCGCGGAGCGGTGGAGGCGGGGGCCAACCTGCTGCTCGTGCACCATGGGCTGTTCTGGGATGGCAACCAGGCCGTCACCGGGGCGCGCTATCGGCGGCTGAAACTCCTCCTGGACAACGACGTGGCGGTATACAGCGCGCACATTCCGCTGGACGTGCATCCCGAGGTCGGCAACAATGCGCTACTGGCGCGCAAGCTGGGCGTGCAGATTCGCGGCCGCTTCGGCGCCTATCAAGGCGTCGACGTTGGCATCTACGGGGACATCGAGGTGGGACTGCGGACGCTGGCGGAGCGCGTAGGAAAGGTGGTAGACGCCAACGTCCGGGTAATCCAGGGCGGCGCGGACCCGGTCCGTCGCGTGGGCATCGTGACCGGTTCGGGGGCGAGCGCGCTGCGAGAGGCCGCCGCGCTCGGTCTGGACGCTCTGATTACCGGCGAGGCGAGCCACCACGCCTACTTCGACGCCACGGAGGGCGGCGTCAGCCTGCTGTTGGCGGGACACTACTCGACCGAGACGCTAGGCGTTGGCGCGCTGGCCGAGCACCTCCACGAGCGCTTCCAGTTGCCATGGACGTTTCTGAACCTGCCTACGGGGCTCTAA